The following nucleotide sequence is from Polyangia bacterium.
CCGGCCGCGGCGACGGCCACCGCGACGTCAAGCGCGGTCTAGGTGGTGTTCGCACCGAAAGGGTGCGGCTGTCTGCCCTCACAAGCAGTTCCCAGGAGGTCCGGATGGGCGTCGATGGGCATTCCCGTCTTCGTTGTCGGAATCGGCTCGGGGGCGGACGCCCAGACGACGCTCACCGCGATGGCGGTGGCCGGTGGCCAGCCCCAGGCAGCGGATCCAAAGTACTACCCGGTTTCCAGCACCGCCGAGCTGGTCTCCGTCCTGGAAACCATTGGCGGCATGATCGGCAAGTGTTCCTTCGGGCTAGGAAGCCAGCCTCCCGATCCCACCAACATCGCCGTCTACGGTGATGACCTTCGCATTCCCGACGTCAAGGCGCTCTTTGGTTGCCCGGGCGTGCTGATTCCGTAGTTACTTGAGGACCGGACCGGGCGTGTTCTCGTCGCGGCGCACGGACACCCGGTTGCGGCCCGAGCGTTTGGCCTCGTACATCGCCTTGTCCGCCGCCGCCAGGAACGCCGAATCGTCGCGAATGCTGGGATCCGGAATGGCCGAGACGCCGATGCTGACGGTGACCGGGATGTTGCGCCCCCCGAAGGTGAACGTGCGCGCCTGAATGGTGGTGCGCAGACGTTCCGCCACCACCAGCGCGCCCGGCAGGTCGGTGCCGCGGCAAAGCACGGTGAATTCCTCGCCCCCGAAGCGAGCCAGGATGTCTTCGGTCCGCACCAGCGACGCCAGCATCACCGACAATTCGGACAGCACAAAGTCACCGGCGGCGTGGCCGCAGCTTTCGTTGATCTTCCGGAAAAAGTCGATGTCCACGAAGATCAAAGCCAGCGGCGTGTTGTGCCGGGTGGCGTAGGCGAATTCCTTGTCCAGGCAGTCGGTGAAGTATTTGCGGTTGAACACCTTGGTCAGGCCGTCGCGCAACGCCGACTCGAACATCTGGCGCTGGAACACCTCGTCCAGGTGATCGTGATAGGTGAAGCGCAGGATGGTCGTCGAGCCGACCATGATCTTGTCGCCGTCCGCGAGCTCGCGCCGATCGATGCGCGTGCCGTTACAGAACGTGCCGTTGGTCGACCCAAGGTCCTGCAACACCACCCGGTTGCCTTCGAACAGGATCTGGCAGTGCTCGCGCGAGACGCCTTCGTCGTTCAGGCGCAGCGTGACCTTGGGGCCGCGCCCGATGACCGTCTTTTCACCCTGCACCTGATACATCTCGCCGGCGCTGACCCCGGCCAGCACCACCAGGTAGGCGCGGTTGCGCTTGTCACCGTCGGGCGCGCGATCGGGCGGCACCGCAGGCTGTGTGCGGGTGATGTGCTGCTTGGGCGGATCGCCCTCCCCTGCCATCTTGTAATTTTACCGCGAAACGCACCGCGCGCCTATCCGGGGGGCCGCCGCTATTGTCGCTGTCGCTTGCCCGACGCAGGCTCGATGCGCCAGCGAAAACGGCCGGCACCGGCAGGACCATCGGCGAGGCGGATGCGGATGGCCTCGGACTTTTTCAGGGCCGGGACGCCGCCCACCCCCAACAGAGCCGCCGCCGCCGCCGACAAGATCGGCTCGTGCGCCACCAGCGCCACCGACGACGCGTCGGCGTGCTGGCCAAGCAGCGCGCGAATGCCCGCCACGTCCGCGTCAGGGATCAACGCGCGGGTGACGACGATGGCGCCGCGGTAGTTGACGGCGGCGGCCACGATCTCCGCCGTTTGCACCGCACGGGCCAGCGGGCTGCTGATGATCAGCGAGAAGCGAACCCCCTGATGGCAAAGCGCGCGGCCCACCCGTCGCACGTCAGCGCGGCCACGTTTGGTCAACGCCCGTTCCTCGTCGCGCGGGGCGCGTGCCTCGGCCTCGCCGTGGCGAATCAGCGTCACGCGCATGCGACGCCGTTATGAACTGTGCGAGCTGGTGTCGCCCGGCCCGGACGGCGGCGCTTCCGACGCCGGTGACGAGACCGCCAGCGCGGCTGGATCCGGCACCGCCTCGTTGGACGGCACGCTGGACGTGCCGGCCGCCGCGACCACCGGAGCCGGCCCTGGATCGATACCGGCCTTCTTCAAGGCGGCCAGATAATGATCGCGCTCGGCGATGGCAGCCAGCAAGCGCTGGCGCATCGTATCGTTGTTCTGTTTGAGCCGAGAGATCTCCGACAGGTCGCGCTGCCGGGTGGAATCGACCTTGGACGCCCGCGCGAAGGCCTTCAGGAACTCGGCCTGAGTCATCTCCACCATCGGCGTGGCGCGATAGCGGCCGACGTCGGCCTTGTCCAGATACCCTTCCGCGGCCAGGCCCAGCAGAGCCTTGGAGACCCCAGGCTCGCCGGCGCCGATGGCCAGCGCCACGTCGACGGGCGTGAAGGCGTCGTTGGTCCCCGCCAATCGTTTGAGTTCATCGAACAGCTCTTGCCGATCGACTTTAGCCCCTCCTTCCGAACCACCGAAGGAGCTTTTGCCACCCGAGTGGCTTCGCTTTAGGCTCATCGAGGCATCTCCTTGTCGCTGTGACGGCCTGCCTTATACCACCAATCGGTCGTGGGCAGGCGCATCGATGCGGGAGAGGGAAGGCAGAGCCCTAGCGACGCTTGCGCCGTTTGCCACCGCCGCGGGCTGGCGAGGACGGCGCTGTGGCCGCCCCGTCGCCGGCGGCCAGGGCCGGCTGCTGCCACAAGCGCAGCGACTGCGGATCGCGCCGGTAGCGGCGCACCAGGTACACCAGCAGGGCCAGACCCAACGCCACCGAGATGATCCCGATGAACTGCGACGTCGACAACGGTCCGACGTTGCCGCGCTGGTCGTCATCGCGGACTATCTCGATGAGTGGGCGCATGATGCCGTAGCCCAGCACCCAGCCCAGAAAGACCTGCCCGGAGAACTTGCGGTATCGGCGCAGCAGCATCAGCAGACCGAACAAGGCCAGCCCCACCAGCGCTTCGTAGATTTGCGTCGGGTGCACCGGGTACGACCACAAGGCATCGCGCGAAAGCCCGAAGTCCTGCACGTGGTGTTTCCAGGCCGGACTGTCCTTGGGAAAACGAATCGCCCATGGCAGATCGTCGCTACGCGCGCCGAAGTCACACCCGAACAACAGGCAGCCAACGCGGGTGATGGCGGTGCCCAGCACCACCTGCGGCGCCGCCACGTCGGCCCATTTGAGAAGCGGGATCTTACGCTTGTGGCAGCCGTACCAGCTGGCCAGAAAGCCGCCGATCATCCCGCCGTAGGCCACCAGCCCGCCGCGGTTGACCATGAAAATCTCGAAAAAATTGTTGAAGTCGCTGAGATTGGTAAGGACGTAAAGCAGCCGCGCCCCGACGATCGCCCACACCGCCGTCCACATATAGATGGCCGCCGCATCGTCCTGGCGAATGCCGTCTTCCTTGGCCAGACGCATGGCCAAAAACCAGCCGACGATCAGCGACGTGCCCAGCATGACGCCGTACGAGTAGATCGGCACCGGCGTCCAGGGATGGGAAAAGCCGGCTCCCGACGGAAACCACGAGCCCGACTTGAAGCCGATCAGCAACTCGGCGCCCGCCAGCATGTAAAGCGGCGTCGAGCTGCGCGGCCGCTTGGGATCGCGGCGGCGCTGGATGGTGTCGTAGACGAGCGTGCCCACCGCCAGCACCAACGCCACCACAAACAGAAACTTGGAGGGAATGTTGATCAGTACCGGCCGCATGTCTCGGGAAAGCTAACAGATAGCCGGGCAGTGTGCCCGCGCCGGAGGGCCTTACCGCTCCGGCGCGCTCAAACATTCCTATCTCAACCAGGTCGTGACCCACCTTGCGGGGTGAAGATGGGGCTCATAGGAGGGCGCAAGCCCGCCCACGACTCTTTAGGTGTTCTTCGGCGCGTCGGTGTATTCGGCGTCGATGACGTCATCCTTGCTGCCGGTACCGGGTGCGCCCTCCGACGGAGCGCCGCCGCCCGGGGCGGCACCGTCGCCGCCACCGGCGTTCGAGGCGGCACGGTACAGGACCTCGGCCATCTTGTGCGAAGCCTTCTGCAGCTTCTCGAAGGCGGCCTTCAGCGCGTCGGCATCCTTGGGGTCGCGGTTCGCCTCCAGGGTGACCTTGGTTTCCTTCAGCGCCTCTTCCAGTTCGGCCTTGTCGGTGTCTGGGATCTTGTCGCGGTTTTCATCCAGGTGCTTTTGCACCGTGAAGCTCAGCGATTCGAGCTGATTGCGCGCCTCGATGGCCTCGCGCCGCTTCTTGTCCTCGGTCTCGTGCTCCTGGGCATCTTTTACCATGCGCTGGATATCCGCCTCGGAGATGCCTGAAGAAGCGGTGATGGTGATGTGTTGCTGCTTGCTGGTGGCCTTGTCCTTGGCCGACACGTTGACGATGCCGTTGGCGTCGATGTCGAACGTGACTTCGATCTGCGGCATCCCACGCGGCGCCGACGGCAGACCGTCCAGGCCGAACTTGCCCAGCAGCCGATTGTCCGTGGCCATGGGACGTTCGCCTTGGAACACCTTCACCTCGACGGAGCTCTGATTGTCCGCCGCGGTGGAGAACACCTCGGACTTCTTGGTCGGGATGGTGGTGTTGCGCGGGATGAGCGTGGTCATCACGCCACCCAGGGTCTCGATGCCCAGCGACAGCGGCGTCACATCCAACAGCAACATGTCCTTCACATCGCCCGACAGCACGCCCGCTTGCACCGCCGCGCCCAGCGCGACGACCTCGTCGGGGTTGACACCTTTGTGCGGCTCCCGGCCGAAGAATTCCTTCACCAGCTTCTGCACCATCGGGATGCGGGTCGAACCGCCGACCAGCACCACCTCGGCGATGTCGGAGGCCTTCTTGTTGGCGTCGGCCAGTGCTTTCTTCGACGGCTCGATGGTGCGGTTGACGAGATCGCCCATCAACTGTTCCAGCTTGGCGCGCGACAGCTTGACCTGCATGTGCTTCGGTCCGCTGGCGTCGGCGGTCAAAAACGGCAGGTTGATCTCCGTCTCGCTGACCGATGACAGCTCGATCTTCGCCTTCTCGGCGGCCTCGCGCAGACGCTGGATGACCATCTTGTCCTTGGAGACGTCGATGCCCTGGTCCTTCTTGAACTCGGCGATCAGCCAGTCCATCACCTGCAAGTCGATGTCGTCACCACCGAGGTGGGTGTCGCCATTGGTGGAGACAACCTCGACGACCTTTTCGCCGACCTCGAGGATCGAGATATCGAACGTACCGCCACCGAAGTCATAAACGGCGATCAGGTGGTCCTTGCCCTTGTCCAGGCCATAGGCCAGCGCGGCGGCCGTCGGCTCGTTGACGATGCGCTTCACGTCCAGGCCAGCGATGCGGCCGGCGTCCTTGGTCGCCTGGCGCTGGGCATCGTTGAAGTACGCCGGAACGGTGATCACCGCCTCGGTGACCTTCTCGCCCAGATAGTCCTCGGCGGCGCGTTTCAGCTTGCCCAGGATCTTAGCCGAGATCTCCGGCGGCGAGTTCTTCTTGCCGCGGATCTCGACCCCCGCTTCGCCGTTGCCGCCGCGCGCGACCTTGTACGGGATGCGCTTGGTCTCGTCGCCGACCTCGTCAAAGCGACGGCCCATGAAGCGCTTGATGGAATAGACGGTGTTCTCGGGGTTGGTGATCGCCTGGCGGCGTGCAATCTGCCCGACCAGCACCTCACCCTTGTCATCCCACGCCACCACCGACGGGGTCAGACGGCCGCCTTCTTCGTTGGGGATGACCTTGGGGTCCTTGCCTTCCATGATGGCCACGACGGAGTTGGTGGTGCCCAGGTCGATTCCGATGATCTTGCCCATTGTGGGATTTCCCTTCGGGGTTCTCTGCTTGGTGGTTTCGAAAATGATTGCGAGGCGTTGCAACCACAACCTCACGAGGTTGGAAGCTAAGCACCTGCCCCCAACCGTCAAGCAAACTGGCGGCGCCTTGGCGCCTTGGCCTTCACTTGACCTGAAAGGGGATGTTGGCTGTTCCCGCGTGGCCCTTGCCATCCAGAGCATAGACATACGCCCGGAAATTCCCGGCGGCCGTCGGCGCGGGAATGGCCAGCATCGGAGCGGCGGTCCACTGCGACAGCCCCACCCGCGCCGGGCGCGAACCGGACCAGGCGAAGGTCATGGCATCGAGGTGGGGCAGGATTCGCCGGCGACGCCCAGGTCGGGCTGAGTCTCCAATGTCCGATCGTACGATCGGGTTGGCGCGCGGGCGCGAATCGCTATACTGAACGGATGTTTCATCCGGTGGTCTCGGCCTGGCTTTCGCGGAAGTTCGAGGGGCCGACGCCGGCGCAGGAAAAAGCCTGGCCGCTGATCGCCGACGGGCGCGACGTGCTGGTGACGGCGCCGACCGGATCGGGCAAGACGCTGGCGGCGTTCCTGGCTTGTCTCGACCGCCTGATCGTCGAGGCGATGGATCACGACGGCGTGCTGCCCGATCGCACCGCCATCCTTTACGTGTCGCCGCTGAAGGCGTTGTCCAACGACATCCGCCGCAACCTGGAAGAGCCGCTGGCGGAGCTGCGCGACCTGGCCGTCGTGCTCGGTTACCCGGCGCCGCCCATTCGCACTGCCGTGCGCACCGGCGACACCACCGCCCGCGAACGGCGCGAGATGACCCGCCGCTCGCCGCACGTGCTGGTGACCACGCCCGAGTCGCTGTACATCCTGCTGACGTCGGACTCGGGCCGCAAAGGGCTGCGCGATGTGCGCACGGTGATCGTCGACGAGATCCACGCCGTGGCGGCCGACAAGCGCGGCGCTCACCTGGCGCTGTCGCTGGAACGCCTGGAGGCGCTGGTGACCGGCGCCGGCGGCCAGCTGCAGCGCCTGGGTCTGTCGGCGACGGTGAACCCGTTGTCGGTGGCCGGGCACCTGCTGTGCGGCGCCGGCCGCCCCCAGCCGACGGTGGTCGACGTCGGCCAGCGCCGCGACCTGGACCTCGGCATCGAAGTCCTGCAGGACGAGCTGGGCGCCGTCTGCACCAACGAACAATGGGGCGAGATCTACGACCGCCTGGCCGACCTGGCCCGGGCGCACCGATCAACGATCGTCTTCGTCAACACGCGCCGCCTGGTCGAACGCCTGGCCCATCACCTGGGCGAACGACTGGGCGAAAACGTGGTCGCCGCCCACCACGGCAGCCTGTCGCGCGAACGCCGCCACAAGGCCGAACGCCGCCTGAAAGACGGCGAGCTCAAGCTGGTGGTAGCGACGGCGTCACTGGAGCTGGGCCTTGACGTGGGCGCGGTGGACCTGGCTTGTCTGGTCGGCTCGCCGCGATCGATCGCCACCGGGTTGCAGCGCATCGGACGCTCGGGCCACGCGCTGCAGGCGACGCCGAAGGGCCGGCTGTTTCCGCTGACCCGCGATCAGCTGGTGGAATGCGCGGCGCTGGTGCGGGCGGCGCGCCGCGCGCAGATCGACGCCATCGCCTTGCGCGACGCCCCGCTGGACGTGCTGGCGCAGCAGATCGTCGCCGCCTGTTCGTGCGAGGACTGGGATGAAGACGCGCTTTACGCCGTCTGCAAGAAGGCCGCGCCCTACGCCCATCTGGAACGCGCGCAGTTCGATCAGATCGTCGACATGCTGTCAGAGGGCATCGCCACCAGCCGCGGGCGTTCGGGCGCCATGCTCCACCGCGACGCGGTCGCGCGCCGGCTGCGCGGGCGGCGCGGGGCGCGCCTCGGCGCGCTGACGTCGGGCGGGGCCATCCCGGACAACGCCAACTACAACGTGCTGCTGGAACCCGAAGGAACGTTAATCGGCACGCTGGATGAAGATTTTGCCATCGAGACCCTGGCCGGCGACGTGATCCTGCTCGGCAATTCATCGTGGCGGGTGCGGCGGGTGGAAGCGGGCGTGGTGCGTGTCGAGGACGCCGCCGGCGCGCCACCAACGATTCCGTTCTGGCTGGGCGAGGGCCCGGCCCGCACGCGCGAGCTGTCCGCCGAGGTGGCGGTGCTGCGCGAGGAGGCGGTCATCCCCACGCCCGCCGACGCGCCCGCGGCCCGCGAAGCCGTGTTGACCTCGCTGATGCAAAGCTGCGCCCTCGATCGCCGCGGCGCCGATCTGGTGCGCGATTACCTGCGCGCCGGCCAGGCCGTGCTGGGCGCCGTGCCGACGCAGACGCGCCTCATCGCCGAAAGATTTTTCGACGAGGGTGGCGGCATGCAGCTGGTGATTCACGCGCCCTTCGGCGGGCGCATCAACCGCGCCTGGGGCATGGCCCTGCGCAAGAAGTTCTGCCGCAGCTTTGATTTCGAGCTGCAGGCCGCCGCCACCGACGACGGCATCGTGCTGTCGCTGGGCGCGCAGCACAGCTTCCCTCTGGAGGTGGTCTTCCAGATGGTGCGGCCCGATGACGTCGACGAGACGCTGACCCAGGCGGCGTTGCAGGCGCCGATGTTCGAGACCCGCTGGCGCTGGAACGCCATGCGCGCGCTGGCTCTGCTGCGCCATCAGGGTGGCCGGCGCGTCCCGCCGCAGATCCAGCGCATGCGGGCCCAAGATCTGATCGCCGCGGTTTTCCCCGCCCAGCTTGGCTGCCAGGACAACCACGGCGGAGGCGCCATCGAAGTTCCCGATCATCCGCTGGTGCGCGAGACCGTGCGCGATTGCCTGACCGAGGCGATGGACGCCGCCGGCCTGCGCGCGATGCTGACCGATCTTTTGGCCGGGCGGATCGAGACGATCTGTCGGGACGTCGTCGAGCCGTCGGTGTTCTCGCACGAGATCTTGAACGCCAATCCGTACGCGTTCCTCGACGATGCGCCGCTGGAAGAACGGCGCACGCGCGCGGTGGCGGTGCGGCGCGGCCTGCCGGCCGACGTCGCCGATCGCATCGGCGGTCTTGATCCCGAGCGCATCGCCGAGGTGGTGGCCGAGGCGCAGCCCGACCTGCGCGGCGCCGATGAGCTGCACGACTTGCTGCTGGATCTCGGCGGCCTGCCC
It contains:
- a CDS encoding GGDEF domain-containing protein, translating into MAGEGDPPKQHITRTQPAVPPDRAPDGDKRNRAYLVVLAGVSAGEMYQVQGEKTVIGRGPKVTLRLNDEGVSREHCQILFEGNRVVLQDLGSTNGTFCNGTRIDRRELADGDKIMVGSTTILRFTYHDHLDEVFQRQMFESALRDGLTKVFNRKYFTDCLDKEFAYATRHNTPLALIFVDIDFFRKINESCGHAAGDFVLSELSVMLASLVRTEDILARFGGEEFTVLCRGTDLPGALVVAERLRTTIQARTFTFGGRNIPVTVSIGVSAIPDPSIRDDSAFLAAADKAMYEAKRSGRNRVSVRRDENTPGPVLK
- the sixA gene encoding phosphohistidine phosphatase SixA, with protein sequence MRVTLIRHGEAEARAPRDEERALTKRGRADVRRVGRALCHQGVRFSLIISSPLARAVQTAEIVAAAVNYRGAIVVTRALIPDADVAGIRALLGQHADASSVALVAHEPILSAAAAALLGVGGVPALKKSEAIRIRLADGPAGAGRFRWRIEPASGKRQRQ
- the lgt gene encoding prolipoprotein diacylglyceryl transferase, giving the protein MRPVLINIPSKFLFVVALVLAVGTLVYDTIQRRRDPKRPRSSTPLYMLAGAELLIGFKSGSWFPSGAGFSHPWTPVPIYSYGVMLGTSLIVGWFLAMRLAKEDGIRQDDAAAIYMWTAVWAIVGARLLYVLTNLSDFNNFFEIFMVNRGGLVAYGGMIGGFLASWYGCHKRKIPLLKWADVAAPQVVLGTAITRVGCLLFGCDFGARSDDLPWAIRFPKDSPAWKHHVQDFGLSRDALWSYPVHPTQIYEALVGLALFGLLMLLRRYRKFSGQVFLGWVLGYGIMRPLIEIVRDDDQRGNVGPLSTSQFIGIISVALGLALLVYLVRRYRRDPQSLRLWQQPALAAGDGAATAPSSPARGGGKRRKRR
- the dnaK gene encoding molecular chaperone DnaK — encoded protein: MGKIIGIDLGTTNSVVAIMEGKDPKVIPNEEGGRLTPSVVAWDDKGEVLVGQIARRQAITNPENTVYSIKRFMGRRFDEVGDETKRIPYKVARGGNGEAGVEIRGKKNSPPEISAKILGKLKRAAEDYLGEKVTEAVITVPAYFNDAQRQATKDAGRIAGLDVKRIVNEPTAAALAYGLDKGKDHLIAVYDFGGGTFDISILEVGEKVVEVVSTNGDTHLGGDDIDLQVMDWLIAEFKKDQGIDVSKDKMVIQRLREAAEKAKIELSSVSETEINLPFLTADASGPKHMQVKLSRAKLEQLMGDLVNRTIEPSKKALADANKKASDIAEVVLVGGSTRIPMVQKLVKEFFGREPHKGVNPDEVVALGAAVQAGVLSGDVKDMLLLDVTPLSLGIETLGGVMTTLIPRNTTIPTKKSEVFSTAADNQSSVEVKVFQGERPMATDNRLLGKFGLDGLPSAPRGMPQIEVTFDIDANGIVNVSAKDKATSKQQHITITASSGISEADIQRMVKDAQEHETEDKKRREAIEARNQLESLSFTVQKHLDENRDKIPDTDKAELEEALKETKVTLEANRDPKDADALKAAFEKLQKASHKMAEVLYRAASNAGGGDGAAPGGGAPSEGAPGTGSKDDVIDAEYTDAPKNT
- a CDS encoding DEAD/DEAH box helicase, translated to MFHPVVSAWLSRKFEGPTPAQEKAWPLIADGRDVLVTAPTGSGKTLAAFLACLDRLIVEAMDHDGVLPDRTAILYVSPLKALSNDIRRNLEEPLAELRDLAVVLGYPAPPIRTAVRTGDTTARERREMTRRSPHVLVTTPESLYILLTSDSGRKGLRDVRTVIVDEIHAVAADKRGAHLALSLERLEALVTGAGGQLQRLGLSATVNPLSVAGHLLCGAGRPQPTVVDVGQRRDLDLGIEVLQDELGAVCTNEQWGEIYDRLADLARAHRSTIVFVNTRRLVERLAHHLGERLGENVVAAHHGSLSRERRHKAERRLKDGELKLVVATASLELGLDVGAVDLACLVGSPRSIATGLQRIGRSGHALQATPKGRLFPLTRDQLVECAALVRAARRAQIDAIALRDAPLDVLAQQIVAACSCEDWDEDALYAVCKKAAPYAHLERAQFDQIVDMLSEGIATSRGRSGAMLHRDAVARRLRGRRGARLGALTSGGAIPDNANYNVLLEPEGTLIGTLDEDFAIETLAGDVILLGNSSWRVRRVEAGVVRVEDAAGAPPTIPFWLGEGPARTRELSAEVAVLREEAVIPTPADAPAAREAVLTSLMQSCALDRRGADLVRDYLRAGQAVLGAVPTQTRLIAERFFDEGGGMQLVIHAPFGGRINRAWGMALRKKFCRSFDFELQAAATDDGIVLSLGAQHSFPLEVVFQMVRPDDVDETLTQAALQAPMFETRWRWNAMRALALLRHQGGRRVPPQIQRMRAQDLIAAVFPAQLGCQDNHGGGAIEVPDHPLVRETVRDCLTEAMDAAGLRAMLTDLLAGRIETICRDVVEPSVFSHEILNANPYAFLDDAPLEERRTRAVAVRRGLPADVADRIGGLDPERIAEVVAEAQPDLRGADELHDLLLDLGGLPEALAVARGWEPFFAELVDARRAARLLGGPGDVPLWVAAERRSLAATVWPGRAFSPDVVEPPARRAPVWTERDGALTEVVRAHLHLVGPTTVTRLAARLDVPASDLEAALARVEMEGGVLRGQFNPEIGAGELQWCDRRLLARINRRMLDGLRREIEPATTAEYLRFLLGWQHVRPGTQLAGRAGLAQVVAQLQGFELAAGAWERDVLPTRVIGYDPSWLDALCLSGEVAWGRLAPREAASAPSRAAPIALVQRRDLPWLLCPPLDDGATGLSTAAQDVLRFLGTAGASFTDEIIHGAGRLRSEVEDALWELVSAGRVTGDGFGGLRALISATQSRGGARARWHARWTRRTGGPVGAGRWALLRAPNRPSSDTDSDSVTDSEDLHEAFARQYIKRYGVVLRDVLAREPHAPAWRDLLKVYRRLEMRGELRGGRLVGGFVGEQFAAPEAVEALRAVRRQSAHAKDGQPLPGEVVRLSACDPLNLVGVVTPGPRVPATLANTVTFRDGVPEAVFPEPAFAVQSPGVTYQAIAPAGSGLHDEL